A window of Tautonia plasticadhaerens contains these coding sequences:
- a CDS encoding DUF2179 domain-containing protein produces the protein MSLLTTLPTWAIALLIFLMRIADVSFGTLRTISVVQGRIRLSVLLGFFEVLIWVVGVSQVMAGFDENPILAVAYAGGFAAGNGVGIAIEKRLALGSVVVRIISPNHGERIAETLRVQGYRLTTFMGQGRNGPVTLLFVTCRRREAPRIIRTAQGQDPALFYTIETLRERSVELLTPLPHVTGWRAYLKMK, from the coding sequence GTGTCACTGCTCACCACCCTGCCCACCTGGGCCATCGCGCTGCTGATCTTCCTCATGAGGATCGCCGACGTCTCGTTCGGCACGCTGCGGACGATCTCCGTGGTCCAGGGGAGGATCCGCCTGTCGGTCCTGCTCGGGTTCTTCGAGGTCCTGATCTGGGTGGTCGGCGTCTCCCAGGTGATGGCCGGGTTCGACGAGAACCCGATCCTGGCGGTGGCGTACGCGGGGGGGTTCGCGGCCGGCAATGGGGTAGGGATCGCGATCGAGAAGCGGCTGGCGCTGGGCTCGGTGGTGGTCCGGATCATCTCCCCGAACCACGGCGAGCGGATCGCCGAGACGCTCCGGGTGCAGGGTTACCGCCTGACGACCTTCATGGGCCAGGGCAGGAACGGGCCGGTCACCCTCCTGTTCGTCACCTGCCGTCGCCGGGAGGCGCCGAGGATCATCCGGACGGCCCAGGGGCAGGACCCGGCCCTCTTCTACACCATCGAGACGCTCCGGGAGCGGTCGGTGGAGCTGCTCACCCCGCTGCCCCACGTCACGGGATGGCGGGCGTACCTGAAGATGAAGTGA
- a CDS encoding SPFH domain-containing protein, translating into MEELYDPTRKPESPIREVETDPASGFVYLAVLLATLLLSLGGLVLGAVAERPAPIIGSIFVTVLTIVGLTGLFVVNPNEAKVLQLFGDYKGTVRKPGLRWANPFYSKAAISVKVRNFESGHLKVNDRHGNPIEIAAVVVWRVIDTAEAMFHVDKYENFVEVQSESALRNLATGYAYDAHAEDELSLRGNTSEVAEHLRTEIQDRLFKAGVEVIEARISHLAYAPEIAHAMLQRQQADAVIAARSKIVEGAVGMVEMALGMLASQKLVELDNEKKAAMVSNLLVVLCSDRGTQPIINAASGHQGR; encoded by the coding sequence ATGGAAGAGCTCTACGACCCCACCCGAAAGCCCGAGTCGCCGATCCGGGAGGTCGAGACCGACCCGGCCTCCGGGTTCGTCTATCTCGCCGTCTTGCTGGCCACGCTGCTGCTGTCGCTGGGGGGGCTGGTCCTCGGGGCGGTCGCCGAGCGCCCGGCGCCGATCATCGGGTCGATCTTCGTGACCGTCCTGACGATCGTCGGCCTGACCGGGCTGTTCGTCGTCAACCCGAACGAGGCGAAGGTGCTGCAACTGTTCGGCGACTACAAGGGGACCGTCCGCAAGCCCGGCCTGAGGTGGGCCAACCCGTTCTACTCGAAGGCGGCGATCTCGGTCAAAGTCCGCAACTTCGAGAGCGGACACCTGAAGGTCAACGACCGGCACGGCAACCCGATCGAGATCGCCGCCGTGGTGGTCTGGCGGGTGATCGACACGGCCGAGGCCATGTTCCACGTCGACAAGTACGAGAACTTCGTCGAGGTCCAGAGCGAGTCGGCCCTGCGGAACCTGGCCACCGGGTACGCCTACGACGCCCACGCCGAAGACGAGCTGTCGCTTCGGGGCAACACCTCCGAGGTGGCCGAGCACCTGAGGACCGAGATCCAGGACCGGCTGTTCAAGGCGGGGGTCGAGGTGATCGAGGCCCGGATCAGCCACCTGGCCTACGCCCCCGAGATCGCCCACGCGATGCTCCAGCGGCAGCAGGCCGACGCGGTGATCGCCGCGAGGTCGAAGATCGTCGAGGGGGCGGTCGGCATGGTCGAGATGGCGCTGGGCATGCTCGCCAGCCAGAAGCTGGTCGAGCTGGATAACGAGAAGAAAGCCGCGATGGTCAGTAACCTGCTGGTCGTGCTCTGCAGCGACCGAGGCACGCAGCCGATCATCAACGCGGCGTCGGGGCACCAGGGGCGTTGA
- a CDS encoding efflux RND transporter periplasmic adaptor subunit encodes MTTEARGWWLLGAVAVLVPIGLASAPRAIVVGTEADRGAGWTGRGWGVVRAEEVGETIVLSGLACSASQTIIAPTVELLADVPPVLGIFGPAAPTRIIELIPEGTRVARDEVICRLDPSAYADRARDQRIEVDRARSGLAEADRALAVAEAGLVSYRDGDRAWFERQMEVDRAMARVDLTRAEDYLAWSGRMGALGYVSSADLAEHRLSLLRAEVALSDAELALRTFRESTVGAVLRGLEAEVDRSRTLRDFAVEELEAAEERLDHLEEQVDRCSIRAPHDGTVYYADIFFNDYYQVREGAEVYPGIHLFILPDLSKMEVELFVHERFAGLVAEGRRATVSFEALPGCTFPARVKSIDLLPTPDWRHFEEWQQFRVRVAIDRPPAGLRPEMTTRVSIATDEPRSALTVPAGAVGWDDAGAHCVVETDQGPNRRAIRVDRGTVDRLVVLEGLRPGDRVLIDPRRNDRGEGH; translated from the coding sequence ATGACGACTGAGGCCCGGGGGTGGTGGTTGCTGGGAGCCGTGGCCGTCCTGGTGCCGATCGGGCTCGCCTCGGCCCCCCGGGCGATCGTCGTCGGCACCGAGGCCGATCGGGGGGCGGGGTGGACGGGCCGGGGCTGGGGCGTGGTGCGTGCCGAGGAGGTCGGGGAGACGATCGTGCTCTCGGGCCTGGCGTGCTCGGCGAGCCAGACGATCATCGCCCCCACGGTGGAGCTGCTGGCGGACGTGCCGCCGGTCCTGGGAATCTTCGGGCCGGCGGCGCCGACCCGGATCATCGAGCTCATCCCCGAGGGGACCCGGGTCGCCAGGGACGAGGTGATCTGCCGACTCGATCCCAGCGCGTACGCCGACCGGGCCCGAGACCAGCGGATCGAGGTCGATCGGGCCCGTTCCGGGCTGGCCGAGGCCGATCGAGCCCTGGCGGTGGCCGAGGCCGGCCTCGTCTCCTACCGGGACGGCGATCGGGCCTGGTTCGAGCGGCAGATGGAGGTCGATCGGGCGATGGCCCGGGTCGACCTGACCCGGGCCGAGGACTACCTGGCCTGGTCCGGACGGATGGGGGCACTCGGGTACGTCTCCTCGGCGGACCTGGCCGAGCACCGGCTCTCCCTGCTCCGGGCGGAGGTCGCCCTGTCCGACGCCGAACTCGCGCTCCGGACCTTCCGCGAGTCGACCGTCGGGGCGGTCCTCCGGGGCCTGGAGGCCGAGGTCGACCGCTCCCGGACCCTCCGGGACTTCGCCGTCGAGGAACTGGAGGCCGCCGAGGAGCGCCTCGACCACCTGGAGGAGCAGGTCGACCGCTGCTCGATCCGGGCCCCGCACGACGGCACCGTCTATTACGCCGATATCTTCTTCAACGACTACTACCAGGTCCGGGAAGGCGCCGAGGTCTATCCGGGGATCCACCTGTTCATCCTGCCCGACCTGTCGAAGATGGAGGTCGAGCTCTTCGTCCACGAGCGCTTCGCCGGCCTCGTCGCCGAGGGCCGTCGGGCAACCGTCTCGTTCGAGGCCCTGCCCGGGTGCACCTTCCCCGCGCGGGTCAAGTCGATCGACCTGCTGCCGACCCCCGACTGGCGTCACTTCGAGGAGTGGCAGCAATTCCGGGTCCGGGTCGCGATCGACCGGCCGCCCGCCGGCCTCCGGCCCGAGATGACCACCCGGGTCTCGATCGCCACGGACGAGCCCCGATCGGCCCTGACCGTCCCCGCCGGGGCGGTCGGATGGGACGACGCCGGCGCCCATTGCGTCGTCGAAACCGATCAAGGGCCGAACCGGCGGGCCATCCGCGTCGATCGAGGCACGGTCGATCGCCTCGTCGTCCTCGAGGGGCTCCGGCCGGGCGATCGAGTCCTGATCGATCCGAGGAGAAACGACCGGGGCGAGGGGCATTGA
- a CDS encoding Gfo/Idh/MocA family protein, protein MPIRPKQPPVRVAMIGSGAVSDYHHVPGVRIDPRAELVAACDADASLLERRKADWGIDRVSTDYRDIVDDPDVDAVVIATPNFTHREISEAAAKAGKHVMCEKPLALDAAEVRSMYEAARDNGVVHMTAFTYRFAPAMIYLRHLLGSGALGEPRHFRSQRFLDLPETSWGWRQYRDKAGAGDLFDMTIHRIDFAIDLLGPISSVCGAVARFAPRDRLADGTSCPPSEVDDWSSIIGEFASGATGVWEGTTLAKGYHRDGFGHEWAEINGSEGSAVYRLHEPNTILLGKTGSDLAPEPVPLHFLKPASSPRDPNEGPPATVFRYDLIWEFVSAIVEGRDAVPSFLAGLNAQIVADAVLRSHAERRWVDTPTAPA, encoded by the coding sequence ATGCCCATCCGACCCAAGCAGCCCCCCGTCCGCGTCGCTATGATCGGCTCCGGGGCCGTGAGCGACTACCACCACGTCCCCGGCGTCCGGATCGACCCCCGCGCCGAGCTGGTCGCCGCCTGCGACGCCGACGCCTCCCTGCTGGAACGTCGCAAGGCCGACTGGGGCATCGACCGCGTCTCCACCGACTACCGCGACATCGTCGACGACCCCGACGTCGACGCCGTCGTCATCGCCACCCCCAACTTCACCCACCGGGAGATCAGCGAGGCCGCGGCGAAGGCGGGCAAGCACGTCATGTGCGAGAAGCCGCTCGCCCTGGACGCCGCCGAGGTCCGCTCGATGTACGAGGCGGCCCGGGACAACGGCGTCGTCCACATGACGGCCTTCACCTACCGCTTCGCCCCCGCGATGATCTACCTGCGCCACCTGCTCGGGTCCGGCGCCCTGGGCGAGCCCCGCCACTTCCGCTCCCAGCGCTTCCTCGACCTCCCCGAGACGAGCTGGGGTTGGCGGCAATACAGGGACAAGGCCGGGGCCGGCGACCTCTTCGACATGACCATCCACCGCATCGACTTCGCCATCGACCTGCTCGGCCCGATCTCCAGCGTCTGCGGCGCCGTCGCCCGCTTCGCCCCCCGAGACCGACTCGCCGACGGGACGTCCTGCCCGCCCTCCGAGGTCGACGACTGGTCGAGCATCATCGGCGAGTTCGCCTCCGGCGCCACCGGGGTCTGGGAGGGCACGACCCTCGCCAAAGGCTACCACCGCGACGGGTTCGGCCATGAGTGGGCCGAGATCAACGGCTCCGAGGGCTCGGCCGTCTACCGCCTCCACGAGCCGAACACGATCCTCCTGGGCAAGACCGGCAGCGACCTCGCCCCCGAACCCGTCCCCCTCCACTTCCTCAAGCCCGCCTCCAGCCCCCGGGACCCCAACGAGGGCCCCCCCGCCACCGTCTTCCGCTACGACCTGATCTGGGAATTCGTCTCCGCGATCGTCGAAGGCCGGGACGCCGTCCCCAGCTTCCTCGCCGGCCTCAACGCGCAGATCGTCGCCGACGCCGTCCTCCGATCCCACGCCGAGCGCCGGTGGGTCGACACCCCCACCGCCCCGGCCTGA
- the treZ gene encoding malto-oligosyltrehalose trehalohydrolase encodes MSLDRRSVLGPSHWRPSIGAWPERDGVRFRVWAPKEPGVSVVIEGDPPRVEPLERHADGTFGALVDGLGPGARYRYRISSGEFPDPASRFQPEGVHGPSEVVDPGHFRWLDRGWTGLTLDELVVYELHVGTFSPEGTFDGVTGRLPYLRDLGVTAVELMPVADFPGDRNWGYDGAALYAPSRRYGRPDDLRRLVDTAHRLGLAVLLDVVYNHLGPDGCYLPAFSPYVFSEIHSNPWGKSLNFDDTHSTLVRQFFIENALHWVHEYRVDGLRLDATHAIIDDSDRPFVADLASRVRESVADREVLVIAEDHRNLAQMIRPEGEGGWGLDGVWADDFHHIVRVALAGEHEGYYRDFTGSMAELADCLVKGWLYTGQHSTNRDEHRGSEPIGVPPRRMVVCTQNHDQIGNRAMGDRLHHGCDLAAYRASSALLLCAPETPMLFQGQEWATGTPFQFFTDHEADLGRAVTEGRRQEFRHFAAFADPASRDRIPDPQAEATFLGSRLDWSEPDREPYASTLRLFRALLTLRRSEPALKNARIGSYRAAPLSDHSLLLRNDAEVGPSLLVVFHLGGAEEVSLSARPELDGLDVSRCQLVLTTDERPFAPDGRPPAVSLDGDAPAIRFEGPSAVLIRAWPVTSR; translated from the coding sequence ATGTCCCTCGATCGTCGATCCGTCCTCGGCCCCTCCCACTGGCGTCCCTCGATCGGGGCCTGGCCCGAGCGAGACGGGGTCCGATTCCGGGTCTGGGCCCCGAAGGAGCCCGGCGTCTCGGTCGTCATCGAGGGGGATCCTCCCCGCGTCGAGCCCCTGGAACGGCACGCCGACGGCACCTTCGGCGCCCTGGTCGATGGCCTCGGGCCCGGGGCCCGATACCGATACCGGATCTCCTCCGGGGAGTTCCCCGACCCCGCCTCCCGGTTCCAGCCCGAGGGCGTCCACGGCCCCTCCGAGGTAGTCGACCCCGGCCACTTCCGCTGGCTCGACCGGGGCTGGACGGGGCTCACGCTCGACGAGCTGGTCGTCTACGAGCTGCACGTCGGCACCTTCTCCCCCGAGGGCACCTTCGACGGTGTCACCGGCCGACTGCCCTATCTCCGGGACCTCGGCGTCACCGCCGTCGAGCTGATGCCCGTGGCCGACTTCCCCGGCGACCGCAACTGGGGATACGACGGGGCGGCCCTCTACGCACCCTCCCGTCGCTACGGTCGGCCGGACGACCTCCGGAGGCTCGTCGACACGGCCCACCGCCTCGGCCTGGCGGTCCTGCTCGACGTGGTCTACAACCACCTCGGCCCCGACGGCTGCTACCTCCCGGCGTTCAGCCCCTACGTCTTCTCCGAGATCCACTCGAACCCCTGGGGCAAGAGCCTCAACTTCGACGACACCCACAGCACGCTCGTCCGCCAGTTCTTCATCGAGAACGCGCTGCACTGGGTCCACGAATACCGCGTCGACGGCCTCCGCCTCGACGCCACCCACGCCATCATCGACGACAGCGACCGCCCCTTCGTCGCCGACCTCGCCAGCCGGGTCCGGGAGTCGGTCGCCGACCGCGAGGTGCTCGTCATCGCCGAGGACCACCGCAACCTCGCCCAGATGATCCGGCCCGAGGGGGAGGGGGGATGGGGCCTCGACGGCGTCTGGGCCGACGACTTCCACCACATCGTCCGGGTCGCCCTGGCCGGCGAGCACGAGGGCTATTACCGGGACTTCACCGGCTCGATGGCCGAGCTGGCCGACTGCCTGGTCAAGGGCTGGCTCTACACCGGCCAGCACTCGACCAACCGGGACGAGCACCGGGGCTCCGAGCCGATCGGCGTCCCCCCGCGCCGGATGGTCGTCTGCACCCAGAACCACGACCAGATCGGCAACCGGGCGATGGGGGACCGCCTGCACCACGGCTGCGACCTCGCCGCCTACCGGGCCTCCTCGGCCTTGCTGCTCTGCGCCCCGGAGACCCCCATGCTCTTCCAGGGGCAGGAATGGGCCACCGGCACCCCCTTCCAGTTCTTCACCGACCACGAGGCCGACCTCGGCCGGGCCGTCACGGAGGGCCGACGCCAGGAGTTCCGCCATTTCGCCGCCTTCGCCGACCCCGCCTCCCGCGACCGCATCCCCGACCCCCAGGCCGAGGCCACCTTCCTCGGCAGCCGGCTCGACTGGTCGGAGCCCGACCGGGAACCCTACGCCTCGACCCTCCGCCTCTTCCGGGCCCTGCTGACCCTCCGACGCTCCGAGCCGGCCCTCAAGAACGCCCGGATCGGCTCCTACCGGGCCGCCCCCCTCTCGGACCATTCGCTCCTGCTCCGCAACGACGCCGAGGTCGGCCCCTCGCTCCTGGTCGTCTTCCACCTGGGAGGGGCCGAGGAGGTCTCGCTCTCGGCCCGACCCGAGCTGGACGGCCTGGACGTCTCCCGGTGCCAGCTCGTCCTGACCACCGACGAGCGTCCCTTCGCCCCCGACGGCCGTCCCCCCGCCGTCTCCCTCGACGGCGACGCTCCCGCGATCCGCTTCGAAGGCCCCTCGGCCGTGCTCATCCGTGCCTGGCCCGTCACGTCCCGGTGA
- the hslV gene encoding ATP-dependent protease subunit HslV yields the protein MTWHATTILSVRREGKVALGGDGQVTLGNQIMKADAAKVRRLAGGRVLVGFAGSAADGFALLERFEAKLKDHPENVPRAAIELAKQWRTDRALRRLEALLIVADEKHSLLLSGSGDVIQPTDGILAAGSGGAYGLASARALVAHTELPPGRIVRESLKIAAGIDIYTNESITVEELP from the coding sequence ATGACGTGGCACGCCACGACGATCCTCTCGGTCCGCCGCGAGGGCAAGGTCGCCCTCGGCGGGGACGGCCAGGTGACCCTGGGCAACCAGATCATGAAGGCCGACGCCGCCAAGGTCCGCCGCCTGGCCGGCGGGCGGGTGCTCGTGGGCTTCGCCGGCAGCGCCGCCGACGGCTTCGCCCTGCTCGAACGCTTCGAGGCGAAGCTGAAGGACCACCCGGAGAACGTCCCGAGGGCCGCCATCGAGCTGGCCAAGCAGTGGCGCACCGACCGGGCCCTGCGTCGCCTGGAGGCGCTGCTCATCGTCGCCGACGAGAAGCACAGCCTCCTGCTGAGCGGCTCCGGGGACGTGATCCAGCCGACCGACGGCATCCTCGCCGCCGGATCCGGGGGCGCCTACGGCCTGGCCTCGGCGCGGGCGCTGGTGGCCCACACCGAACTCCCGCCGGGCCGGATCGTCCGGGAATCGCTGAAGATCGCCGCGGGCATCGACATCTACACGAACGAGAGCATCACCGTCGAGGAACTGCCGTGA
- the hslU gene encoding ATP-dependent protease ATPase subunit HslU, with amino-acid sequence MSDDLTPRQIVAELDRDIVGQHDAKRAVALALRNRWRRRQLDEEMRSQVTPKNILLIGPTGVGKTEIARRLAQLVGAPFVKVEATKFTEVGYYGRDVESMVRDLVEAAILIVKDRERQRIESKARDRAEARLLDLLLPEPPSPHRDRRTATAAAEGEVDEAAERRKRTREKMKSRLEAGEMEDAEVEVSVPGRAMAPVSILGGAGNMEQMEMDLQGMFEKLMPRPSQSRRMPVRDARPLLVEQEAEAMLDPEKINRASVALAEESGIIFLDEIDKIAGDEGSSRGPDVSRQGVQRDLLPIVEGTTVTTKYGPVRTDFVLFVAAGAFHRAKPSDLMPELQGRFPIRVELNDLTRDDFARILREPRASIVRQYQALMGTEGLTLSFTEEAIDAMAEIAFDVNRSTQNIGARRLHTILERVVEEISFDAPDRHGDRVTLDAEDVRRVLAPISQDEDLSRYIL; translated from the coding sequence GTGAGCGACGACCTCACCCCCCGACAGATCGTGGCCGAGCTGGACCGGGACATCGTCGGCCAGCACGACGCCAAGCGGGCCGTCGCCCTGGCCTTGCGCAACCGCTGGCGGCGACGGCAGCTGGACGAGGAGATGCGGAGCCAGGTCACGCCGAAGAACATCCTGCTGATCGGCCCGACCGGCGTCGGCAAGACGGAGATCGCCCGACGGCTGGCGCAGCTCGTGGGCGCCCCGTTCGTGAAGGTGGAGGCGACCAAGTTCACCGAGGTCGGCTACTACGGCCGGGACGTCGAGAGCATGGTCCGGGACCTCGTCGAGGCCGCCATCCTGATCGTCAAGGACCGGGAGCGGCAGCGGATCGAGTCCAAGGCCAGGGATCGGGCCGAGGCGAGGCTGCTGGATCTGCTGCTGCCCGAGCCGCCCTCCCCGCACCGTGATCGACGGACGGCCACCGCGGCCGCCGAAGGCGAGGTGGACGAGGCGGCCGAGCGCCGCAAGCGGACCCGGGAGAAGATGAAGTCCCGGCTGGAGGCCGGGGAGATGGAGGACGCCGAGGTGGAGGTCTCGGTGCCGGGCCGGGCGATGGCCCCGGTGTCGATCCTCGGCGGGGCCGGGAACATGGAGCAGATGGAGATGGACCTCCAGGGCATGTTCGAGAAGCTGATGCCCAGGCCCTCCCAGTCGAGGAGGATGCCGGTGCGGGACGCCCGGCCCTTGCTGGTCGAGCAGGAGGCCGAGGCGATGCTCGACCCGGAGAAGATCAACCGGGCCTCGGTGGCGCTGGCCGAGGAGTCGGGCATCATCTTCCTCGACGAGATCGACAAGATCGCCGGGGATGAGGGGTCGTCCCGGGGGCCGGACGTCTCCCGGCAGGGGGTGCAGCGCGACCTGCTGCCGATCGTCGAGGGGACCACGGTGACGACCAAGTACGGCCCGGTCCGGACGGACTTCGTCCTGTTCGTCGCGGCCGGGGCCTTCCACCGCGCCAAGCCCTCGGACCTGATGCCCGAGCTGCAGGGGAGGTTCCCGATCCGGGTCGAGCTGAACGACCTGACCCGGGACGACTTCGCCCGGATCCTGAGGGAACCCCGGGCCTCGATCGTCCGGCAGTACCAGGCGTTGATGGGCACCGAGGGCCTGACCCTGTCGTTCACCGAGGAGGCGATCGACGCGATGGCCGAGATCGCCTTCGACGTGAACCGGTCGACGCAGAATATCGGCGCCCGGAGGCTGCACACGATCCTGGAGCGGGTGGTCGAGGAGATCAGCTTCGACGCCCCGGATCGGCACGGGGACCGGGTCACCCTCGACGCCGAGGACGTCCGCCGGGTGCTCGCGCCGATCTCCCAGGATGAGGACCTGAGCCGTTACATCCTGTGA
- a CDS encoding BaiN/RdsA family NAD(P)/FAD-dependent oxidoreductase produces MNSTEPPYDVAVLGAGAAGLFAAFRAAERGRRVLLVEKNRRPGVKILMSGGTRCNITNARGLKDRSVVSGPIDPAFDPKQAKGARSIMQAFGDRGRFLAPSLKALGVEQTVALFEREGVATKIEGNGKVFPVSDRAVDVLDALARRLDRSGAELRTNCPCSGVEPDPESDGFLVRLPDGPARARRVVLAVGGRSYPGCGTTGDGYDIARSFGHAIVEPRPALVPLRIEAEWVRELKGITLPDATARVLPPEGGPALADRREAVLFAHFGLTGPAILDVSGPVARFDGPGPLTLELDLAPDDRPEALDASLGLAARAGRKLVAGLLPSALPRRLSTAVLLASGVPEDRVGPELGRDERRRIVAGIKALRLPIAGTLGFAKAEVTSGGVSLDEVDPDSLQSRLRPGLHLIGEVLDLDGRIGGYNFQAAWSTGWRAGEVV; encoded by the coding sequence GTGAACTCGACCGAACCGCCCTACGACGTCGCCGTCCTCGGCGCCGGGGCCGCCGGGCTGTTCGCCGCCTTCCGGGCGGCCGAGCGGGGGCGCCGCGTCCTGCTGGTGGAGAAGAACCGGCGGCCGGGGGTGAAGATCCTCATGTCGGGCGGCACCCGGTGCAACATCACCAACGCCCGAGGGCTGAAGGACCGCTCCGTCGTCTCCGGGCCGATCGACCCCGCCTTCGACCCGAAGCAGGCGAAGGGGGCCCGGAGCATCATGCAGGCCTTCGGCGACCGGGGGAGGTTCCTCGCCCCGTCGCTGAAGGCGCTGGGCGTCGAGCAGACGGTCGCCCTGTTCGAGCGGGAGGGCGTGGCCACCAAGATCGAGGGGAACGGCAAGGTCTTCCCCGTCTCCGACCGGGCCGTCGACGTGCTCGACGCCCTGGCCCGGCGGCTCGACCGCAGCGGGGCCGAGCTCCGGACGAATTGCCCGTGTTCCGGGGTCGAGCCCGACCCGGAGTCCGACGGCTTCCTCGTCCGGCTCCCCGACGGCCCCGCCCGGGCCCGTCGGGTCGTGCTGGCCGTCGGCGGGCGATCCTACCCGGGCTGCGGCACGACCGGGGACGGCTACGACATCGCCCGGTCGTTCGGCCACGCGATCGTCGAGCCGAGGCCGGCGCTCGTCCCCCTCCGGATCGAGGCCGAGTGGGTCCGGGAGCTGAAGGGCATCACCCTCCCCGACGCGACCGCCCGGGTCCTCCCCCCGGAGGGCGGCCCGGCGCTGGCCGATCGCCGTGAGGCCGTCCTGTTCGCCCACTTCGGCCTGACCGGACCGGCGATCCTGGACGTGAGCGGGCCGGTGGCCCGCTTCGACGGCCCCGGGCCGCTCACGCTGGAACTGGACCTCGCCCCCGACGACCGCCCCGAGGCCCTCGACGCCTCGCTCGGGCTCGCCGCCCGGGCAGGCCGCAAGCTCGTCGCCGGCCTGCTGCCGTCCGCCCTCCCCAGGAGGCTGTCGACGGCCGTGTTGCTCGCCTCGGGGGTGCCCGAGGACCGGGTCGGCCCCGAGCTGGGCCGGGACGAACGCCGCCGGATCGTCGCCGGGATCAAGGCGCTCCGCCTGCCGATCGCCGGGACGCTCGGCTTCGCCAAGGCCGAGGTCACCAGCGGCGGCGTCTCCCTCGACGAGGTCGACCCCGACTCCCTCCAGAGCCGACTCCGCCCCGGCCTGCACCTGATCGGCGAGGTCCTCGACCTCGACGGCCGGATCGGCGGCTACAACTTCCAGGCCGCCTGGAGCACGGGCTGGCGCGCGGGCGAGGTCGTCTGA
- a CDS encoding P-loop NTPase family protein, producing MSTATSTLPSFDAGEAVAFRPTAPTDFASAGLNQALVESLVMKFLLGIGVSSGRKIAEELGLPFGPFPEFLRGLKAQQLVTYTDTAAANDYYFSLTDAGRSRARGYMEECAYVGTAPVPFADYVGAISAQSIAREQPKEADLRRAFSDLLVSEEMFGVLGPAINSGKGLFLYGYPGNGKTSIAERITRCYGSTVWIPRTILVEGQILKLFDPANHEPLEHQRSGLLRNDDLDNRWIQIRRPTIVAGGELTMEALEIYYDTDNKICEAPLQMKSNNGTFLIDDFGRQRMAPIELLNRWIVPLEKRYDFLRLPNGKQIRVPFDQLILFSTNLEPKDLVDEAFLRRIPYKINAADPTEAMYRRMIEIFAPKLGFDEIDEQAVDYLIAQHYRRVNRPFRCCQPRDLLLQVRNYCIYNDLPLELKPEYFDFAAGNYFTVL from the coding sequence GTGAGCACCGCGACGAGCACGCTCCCCTCGTTCGACGCCGGCGAGGCCGTCGCCTTCCGGCCGACGGCGCCGACCGACTTCGCCTCGGCCGGGTTGAACCAGGCCCTGGTCGAATCCCTGGTGATGAAGTTCCTGCTCGGGATCGGCGTCTCCTCCGGCCGAAAGATCGCCGAAGAACTGGGCCTGCCCTTCGGCCCGTTCCCGGAGTTCCTCCGGGGGCTGAAGGCCCAGCAACTCGTCACCTACACCGACACGGCCGCCGCCAACGACTACTACTTCTCCCTCACCGACGCCGGCCGATCCCGGGCCCGCGGGTACATGGAGGAATGTGCGTACGTCGGCACCGCCCCGGTCCCCTTCGCCGACTACGTCGGGGCGATCTCGGCCCAGTCGATCGCCAGGGAGCAGCCCAAGGAGGCCGACCTCCGCCGCGCCTTCTCCGACCTACTGGTCTCCGAGGAGATGTTCGGCGTCCTCGGCCCGGCGATCAACTCCGGCAAGGGCCTGTTCCTCTACGGCTACCCCGGCAACGGGAAGACGAGCATCGCCGAGCGGATCACCAGGTGTTACGGCTCGACGGTCTGGATCCCCCGGACGATCCTCGTGGAGGGCCAGATCCTCAAGCTCTTCGACCCGGCCAACCACGAGCCCCTGGAGCACCAGCGCTCCGGCCTCCTCCGCAACGACGACCTCGACAACCGCTGGATCCAGATCAGGCGCCCGACCATCGTCGCCGGCGGCGAGCTGACGATGGAGGCGTTGGAGATCTACTACGACACGGACAACAAGATCTGCGAGGCTCCCCTCCAGATGAAGTCGAACAACGGGACCTTCCTCATCGACGACTTCGGCCGCCAGCGGATGGCCCCCATCGAGCTACTCAACCGCTGGATCGTCCCCCTGGAGAAGCGCTACGACTTCCTCCGCCTGCCCAACGGCAAGCAGATCCGGGTCCCCTTCGACCAGCTCATCCTCTTCTCCACGAACCTGGAGCCGAAGGACCTCGTCGACGAGGCCTTCCTCCGCCGGATCCCCTACAAGATCAACGCCGCCGACCCCACCGAGGCCATGTACCGGCGGATGATCGAGATCTTCGCCCCCAAGCTCGGCTTCGACGAGATCGACGAGCAGGCCGTCGACTACCTGATCGCCCAGCACTACCGCCGGGTCAACCGCCCCTTCCGCTGCTGCCAGCCCCGGGACCTGCTGCTCCAGGTCCGGAATTACTGCATCTACAACGACCTGCCCCTGGAGCTGAAGCCCGAATACTTCGACTTCGCCGCCGGGAACTACTTCACGGTCCTCTGA